A genomic region of Eucalyptus grandis isolate ANBG69807.140 chromosome 5, ASM1654582v1, whole genome shotgun sequence contains the following coding sequences:
- the LOC120293846 gene encoding protein ACCELERATED CELL DEATH 6-like, producing the protein MVVPNLELLIPDLLGKILRKDTKLFTMRDSRGGNVFHLAAFWNVPEVLDFLQPETEYLAQEQDNNGDLPIHIASKGGHVKLIHKLHPVSKWVNGKGQTVLHVAAKYGKEEVVRYILKDWDLREMINERDDDGNTASHLAAKYLHVAALIHLVLDKRMNPCLLNHEGLAAVDIAQHSSQGGLRRGLARILLSSVSYDRTDRFISKPEARDKWHAHGMLPNRKEMGDFINTLLVVASLVTTVTFSAGFAVPGGLNGSKTPSKDERGMATMLNNRMFQAFVICNTIAMLCSMASVVGFIFAYVTEIHISIYACQLAGLLLAISFPPMSAAFLIGVTLTGSQELKGVLGYTAPTQFSPGFPLGGDTSSRLDSRQDPVGSLAQAPRAASQAGEARPHARICEPRPIAES; encoded by the exons ATGGTGGTCCCTAATTTGGAGCTCCTGATTCCAGATTTACTCGGCAAGATACTCAGAAAGGACACGAAGCTTTTCACAATGAGAGACTCCAGAGGCGGTAATGTATTCCATTTAGCAGCTTTCTGGAATGTGCCCGAAGTATTGGACTTCTTACAACCAGAAACCGAATATTTGGCTCAAGAACAGGACAACAATGGGGATCTTCCCATTCATATAGCAAGCAAGGGGGGTCATGTTAAACTAATCCATAAGCTACATCCGGTGTCAAAGTGGGTAAATGGGAAAGGACAGACAGTTCTTCATGTGGCAGCAAAATACGGAAAAGAAGAAGTAGTGAGATATATACTCAAAGATTGGGATCTGAGGGAGATGATAAATGAAAGAGACGATGATGGAAATACAGCTTCACACTTGGCAGCGAAGTATTTACATGTCGCCGCTTTGATTCATCTCGTGCTGGATAAAAGAATGAACCCCTGCCTTCTCAACCATGAAGGCTTGGCTGCTGTCGACATTGCTCAACATTCCTCACAAGGGGGATTACGGAGG GGCTTGGCACGCATTCTGTTATCAAGCGTGTCGTATGATAGAACAGATCGATTCATAAGTAAGCCGGAAGCTCGAGACAAATGGCACGCTCACGGAATGTTGCCAAACCGTAAAGAAATGGGTGACTTTATCAATACCTTGTTGGTGGTGGCATCGCTTGTGACCACTGTGACTTTCTCAGCTGGTTTCGCAGTTCCTGGAGGATTGAACGGCTCAAAAACGCCATCCAAAGATGAGCGGGGCATGGCTACGATGCTGAACAATAGAATGTTCCAGGCCTTCGTGATTTGCAACACCATCGCGATGTTATGCTCAATGGCCTCGGTCGTTGGCTTCATATTTGCGTACGTGACTGAAATCCACATATCGATATATGCATGCCAGCTTGCAGGACTGCTACTAGCAATTTCCTTCCCGCCAATGTCGGCCGCTTTCTTAATTGGCGTCACCTTGACC GGTTCACAGGAGCTCAAGGGTGTTCTCGGTTACACGGCTCCGACTCAGTTTTCACCCGGGTTCCCCCTTGGTGGTGATACGTCGTCGAGGCTTGACTCTCGCCAGGATCCGGTGGGGAGCCTTGCCCAAGCCCCAAGGGCGGCCTCGcaggcgggcgaggctcgccctcacgcCAGGATctgcgagcctcgcccgatcgCCGAGTCGTGA